CCGATGTTTTCGGAATAGAGAGAGAGGCCTGGTCCACTGCTCGCCGTCATCACCTTCATGCCCGTCGCCGAGGCCCCGAGACAAAAACCGATCGAGGCGATCTCATCCTCTCCTTCAATCACAACCCCTTGAACCTGGGGGAGAAGTTTCGTCATCGCCGCGAGGATCCCTGAGGCGGGTGTGATCGGATAGCCGGCAAAAAAGCGACAGCCGGCATCGACCGCCGCACGGGCAATCACCTCACTACCGGTAACAAGTTCAAGCCCACTCGAGGTCATTATCAATTCCCCCTTAAGGCATTACACCGATGACACAGGATCAACCAAACCTCAATGTTTTACGTCATCAAGAGAAAACCTTGATGAAGCAATCTCAATGAGACCCAAAAAATCAGAGCGGAGGTGACCCGTTGAAGAATCAGTTTGGGTAGCCTCTGTGAACCAAGACGGCTTCCAATCGCTCCCCCCACGAGGACCGCCAAGGCCAACGGCAAAAGGAGTTCGAGGGGAGGAACGGTCGCCTCCTTGGCAAACTGACCGATCAGGCCAGAAACCGAATTAACCAGGATAAAGACGCTCGACGAGGCGGCCGTCTGCTTGGCATTGGTCCATCCCAAAAAGTAGAGGATCGGTGAGAGAAAAATCCCTCCTCCAATACCGACCAGACCGGCAAGCCCCCCCAGCAGAAAACCAAGCGGAAGCCCTACGAGCCAAGAACTCTTCCAGGAAACATTACTTCGAATTGTAAAGGCCGACTCCGAAAGAAACATCCGGAGCGCAGCGGCAAGTAATGAAAAACCGAGCAGGAGTTGGAACATTTCCTTCTGAACAAGGACCGTCCCTCCCCAATAGGCGGCCGGAATCGACGCGACAATAAACGGCACTGTCTTCTTGAATGAAAAGTGCCTCTCCTTGATAAAAAAATAACTGCCGCCCGTAACGACAACCAAATTACAGAGAAGGGCAACCTTCGGGATCATGATGTGAGGAAGCGAGAAGAGAACGAGTAAGGCGAGGTAGGTCGATCCACCCCCAAAGCCGGCCATCGAGTAGATGAAGGCGGTTGCAAAAAATAAAGGGACAAGGGCCCACAAAGAGTCCATTTTAGTGACCTCCCCCCCTCATCATATTGTAGAGGTGCAGCACATTGGGAAAGATTGCCTGGATCGATTCGACGACTCCCTTGGAGGAGCCGGGGAGCGTAATAAAAAGCGTTCCCCCTCGTACCCCGACAACCCCGCGGGAGAGCATCGCGTACGGCGTCCTCCTCTGGCCAAATCCCCGCATCGCCTCGGCAATGCCGGGGACCTCACGCTCGATTATCTCGCTGACCGCCTCAACCGTTACATCTCTTGGGCCAAGCCCCGTCCCGCCCGTTGTCAGGACCAGTTGAATCCCCTCCTCGAACCATCCTAGAAGCTTCTGGCGGATTTTTTCCCGATCATCCGGAACAATTTCATAATGAAGAACCTTGACGGGAAACCGTCCCATCTCCTCCACAATCATTTTGCCGGATTTGTCCGATTTCTTGCCATCCGAGACACTGTCTGAAGTAACCAAAACGGCTGCGGTCAGCGGCTTAAGAAAGGTCTCCCCATAATCACTCTTCCCTCCCCTCTTCTCGACAAGTTTGGTTTCACCGATCACGACCTCCTTGTCGATCCCTTTGAGCATGTCGTAGACCGTCAACGCCGCAATCGTGGCAGCGGTGAGTGCCTCCATCTCAACACCGGTTTTGGCAATCGTTTTGGCCTCCGTTCTGATCCGAATCTCGTTTTCGCCTTTGTTGAAGGTGACACCGACAAAGTCCAGATGAAGTGGATGGCAATAGGGAATCAGTTCGGCAGTCTTTTTGGCGGCGAGAACCGCCGCCGCCCTGGCGACATTGAGGACATCCCCCTTCGGTGTCTCTCCCCTAAACGCCTTTTCAATCGTCTCGGTGCTGGCCAGGATCCGTGACTCAGCGACAGCCGTCCGGAGCGTCTCAATCTTTCCAGAGATATCGATCATGAATAACCTCCTTTACCCTCCAATCCCGTACATGCAGGGCGTCCTTTCTTCTTCCCACTGAGCAAAATTAAAATGGCTCTCCCGTTTTCCCTGCATAAGGTCCGCGATTTGTCGGGCAATCGCCTCATCGGAACAGTCCGGATCCCTCAACAGATCTCTCAAGGAGAATCTCCCGTCATAGGCCAAACAATCCTGGAACCTTCCATCGGCCGAGATCCGGATCCGGTTACACCGCTCACAAAACGGCTGTGAAACGGGAGAGATGAAGCCGATCTCTGTTTCAAGTTCAACGACCCGATAATAAACAGCCGGGCCGCTTCCCCTCCGAAGCAGAATGGGGAGAAGTGTGTATTTTTCCGCAAGCCTTTCCCGAATCTCTCCGCAAGAAATGAAAGCTTGAGTCCTCTCACGGGCCGGGCCGATCGGCATCAGTTCGATCAGCCGCAGGATAAACCCTCGATTGACACAAAAGAGAAGGAGATTTTCGACTTCATCATCATTGAAACCTTTTTGGAGAACCGTATTGATCTTAATTGGAAAAAATCCAACCTTGCGAGCTACTTCGATGCCCTTCAGCACCCCTGAAAGATCGCCCCAACGGGTCACTTGTCTGAATTTTTTGGCATCGAGTGAATCGAGGTGAATATTGATTTTTTTCAGTCCTGCACCTCTCAGATCCTGGGCATACCTTTTTAAAAGAATTCCATTGGTTGTCATCAGAACTTCCTCCAACTGAGGAATTTGGCAAAGTTTGCGGACGAGATCTGGAAGATTTTTTCTCACAAACGGCTCTCCTCCCGTGAGCCTTACCCGGCGGATCCCGAGCGAGACGAGGATTCGAACGAGCCGTTCTATCTCCTCAAAAGTAAGAAGGTGGAGAGAGGGGCTTGCCCTGAGCGACGACGAGCGAAGCGAGGAGGAGTCGAAGGGCATGCAATACTCACAACGCAGATTGCAACGTTCGGTGACCGAAAGGCGAAGATAATCAATCTTTCGTTTAAAGAGGTCCGATAACATCGGTTGCCTCCAGTTCTCGCAAATCACCCTCGGTGTTGACATTCCAGGCCAATTTCCCGTCGATCGGGACCCAAACGATGTTATTAACTTCGCCGCAAAGCCCTCTCAAGGAGAGTCGTCCCTCTCGGAGAAAGCGACCGAACAGTGGCAGAAGTCTCCGCGAATAGAGGGCCATCAGATATTCCCGATTGTTCTCCCAAACCGGGACCGCCGCATCCGCCCCCTTTCCCTGTTCAATGATCTTGCGAATCACCTCTTCACTGAGAAGCGGCATGTCACACCCCACGACAAAGAGGGTGTCATTAGAGGTCTGACGAAACGCCGTGTAAATTCCACCGAGCGGACCTTTGTAAGGTTCAAGGTCGCGTAGTAATGGCAGGTGGAGACGCTCGTACTCGGCAGGGTTGTTGGTCACAATGACCAGTTTCTGAAACAAGGGTGACATCACATTAACCACTCGATCGATTAACGGAATCCCCTCATACGTGGCGAATGCCTTGTTCGAACCGAACCGGCTGGAACGCCCCCCCGCGAGGATGACGCCGGTGATCGGGACGACTGGAAGGTTTCTCTTCCAGATCGGGACCTTTTGTTTGATCTCTTCAATCAGAAACCGACAGGCCTCAAAAGCCTCGTGACGATGGGCCGAAGAGACCGCGACAACAACCGACACCTCACCGATCGGCACCCAGCCAACCCGATGAACAACGGAGACCTTTCGCAGGGGTGATCTTTTTTTGGCCTCTTCCACAATCTCACAGAGCAATTTCTCCGTCATCCCTTTGTAGTATTCATAACGGAGCCCTTTAATCCCCGGCTCCTCCCGGACCGTCCCGATAAAATGAACGGAGGCACCCGCCTTCTGATCAGCCACAGAGGCCAGAACGTCAGAGACATCAATAGACCCTTCAGTAATTTGAATCATCTTAACCTCCGCTTGTGGGCGGGATAAAGGCCAGTTCATCCCCGCCTCTGATGACCGTCTCCGGAGCAACGTATTCGTTGTTCAAGGCAAAACGGGTCGATCTCAAAAACTGGCAGGCAAGTCTTGAATCTTTAAAAAGAGAGAGGAAGAGCGTGCGGGCTTGCACAGGCTCATCCATTTCAATCTCCTTCTCGGATTCATGAAAATAATCCCGCAGGATAGAAAAAAACAGCAGACGGACCTTCATGCCCCCTCCTTAAATAATTCAAACAGAACCGGTTCACCTGTCCGAATCGTCCCCCTGGAAACTGGAATGATGAGAGTCGCATTCGAGCAGGCGAGCGTCTTGAGTTGTGCCGATCCCTGCACACCCGCGGAGATCGCCTCGTATCGGCCGTCTTTGTACGCCACGACGCCGCGGAGATAGGTCTCGCGATCGGAAGACCCTTTGAATTCTTCCATCGCGATCGCCGTCTTTCTCACGGGAAAGCATTCGTCCATCCCCATCATTCTGAGGAGGGCCGGACGAACAAATCGCTCAAAGACGATCAAGGCCGAAACGGGATTACCTGGAAGTCCGAAAATGAGTTTTTCCCCAACGGTCCCGAAGAGGAGTGGCTTGCCCGGCTTGATCGCCACCTTATGAAAGTGGATTTTGGCACCAATCTCGTCCAGGATTTTTGGGACAAGATCAAGATCCCCTGCCGAGACACCGCCGATCGTGAGAAGAACCTCTCCTTCTAATCCCTCCCTGATTCGGCTTGTCAGAAGGTCCGGCTGATCGGAGACGACGGCAACAGACTCCGGCGGAACACCCGCTTCACGAAGCGCCGCCACGAGGGTCGGCCCGTTACTGTTATAAATTTTT
This portion of the Deltaproteobacteria bacterium genome encodes:
- a CDS encoding MoaD/ThiS family protein, with translation MKVRLLFFSILRDYFHESEKEIEMDEPVQARTLFLSLFKDSRLACQFLRSTRFALNNEYVAPETVIRGGDELAFIPPTSGG
- a CDS encoding bifunctional molybdenum cofactor biosynthesis protein MoaC/MoaB, with amino-acid sequence MIDISGKIETLRTAVAESRILASTETIEKAFRGETPKGDVLNVARAAAVLAAKKTAELIPYCHPLHLDFVGVTFNKGENEIRIRTEAKTIAKTGVEMEALTAATIAALTVYDMLKGIDKEVVIGETKLVEKRGGKSDYGETFLKPLTAAVLVTSDSVSDGKKSDKSGKMIVEEMGRFPVKVLHYEIVPDDREKIRQKLLGWFEEGIQLVLTTGGTGLGPRDVTVEAVSEIIEREVPGIAEAMRGFGQRRTPYAMLSRGVVGVRGGTLFITLPGSSKGVVESIQAIFPNVLHLYNMMRGGGH
- the moaA gene encoding GTP 3',8-cyclase MoaA, yielding MLSDLFKRKIDYLRLSVTERCNLRCEYCMPFDSSSLRSSSLRASPSLHLLTFEEIERLVRILVSLGIRRVRLTGGEPFVRKNLPDLVRKLCQIPQLEEVLMTTNGILLKRYAQDLRGAGLKKINIHLDSLDAKKFRQVTRWGDLSGVLKGIEVARKVGFFPIKINTVLQKGFNDDEVENLLLFCVNRGFILRLIELMPIGPARERTQAFISCGEIRERLAEKYTLLPILLRRGSGPAVYYRVVELETEIGFISPVSQPFCERCNRIRISADGRFQDCLAYDGRFSLRDLLRDPDCSDEAIARQIADLMQGKRESHFNFAQWEEERTPCMYGIGG
- a CDS encoding molybdenum cofactor biosynthesis protein MoaE, translating into MIQITEGSIDVSDVLASVADQKAGASVHFIGTVREEPGIKGLRYEYYKGMTEKLLCEIVEEAKKRSPLRKVSVVHRVGWVPIGEVSVVVAVSSAHRHEAFEACRFLIEEIKQKVPIWKRNLPVVPITGVILAGGRSSRFGSNKAFATYEGIPLIDRVVNVMSPLFQKLVIVTNNPAEYERLHLPLLRDLEPYKGPLGGIYTAFRQTSNDTLFVVGCDMPLLSEEVIRKIIEQGKGADAAVPVWENNREYLMALYSRRLLPLFGRFLREGRLSLRGLCGEVNNIVWVPIDGKLAWNVNTEGDLRELEATDVIGPL
- a CDS encoding sulfite exporter TauE/SafE family protein, encoding MDSLWALVPLFFATAFIYSMAGFGGGSTYLALLVLFSLPHIMIPKVALLCNLVVVTGGSYFFIKERHFSFKKTVPFIVASIPAAYWGGTVLVQKEMFQLLLGFSLLAAALRMFLSESAFTIRSNVSWKSSWLVGLPLGFLLGGLAGLVGIGGGIFLSPILYFLGWTNAKQTAASSSVFILVNSVSGLIGQFAKEATVPPLELLLPLALAVLVGGAIGSRLGSQRLPKLILQRVTSALIFWVSLRLLHQGFLLMT
- a CDS encoding molybdopterin molybdotransferase MoeA → MELERNVAMLSAEEAQRTIQSFVLSSGPEVLPLDRALGRILAFPVKAPVDLPLFDNAAMDGFAVRSEETFDRTSVLFKVIGSVEAGSNVEPPRVRLGQAVRIMTGASVPEGADAVVPFEESVSNGDSLVIDHEVSKGENIRKKGEDVRRGEVVLRHGVLITSRTISLLAALGIAEVSVFRRPRVRIVVTGNELVEIGAPLQRAKIYNSNGPTLVAALREAGVPPESVAVVSDQPDLLTSRIREGLEGEVLLTIGGVSAGDLDLVPKILDEIGAKIHFHKVAIKPGKPLLFGTVGEKLIFGLPGNPVSALIVFERFVRPALLRMMGMDECFPVRKTAIAMEEFKGSSDRETYLRGVVAYKDGRYEAISAGVQGSAQLKTLACSNATLIIPVSRGTIRTGEPVLFELFKEGA